Proteins co-encoded in one Streptomyces sp. NBC_01283 genomic window:
- a CDS encoding carboxylesterase/lipase family protein — MSRRRRTGRTGRSASAFVVMAAAAALLTPHTAQAAPGNGTLVRTDAGWLRGESTAEGRQFLGIPYAQQPVGGLRWKEPRPVKSWHGVRGATSFGNRCVQTASWDPGYENPSHTEDCLDLNVYVPEGKREPRPVMVWLHGGGLTAGAGEDIVPDAFARRTGTVVVTVNYRLGAMGFLAGKGLDKEASDHVSGNYGMLDQQAALRWVRANIGSFGGDRQRVTIAGESAGGRSVCTQLASPTAKGLYRAGIVQSGAYGDCAARERAEALTQGAAFAKKAGCPDRATALACLRKKPAAEILAAQTGFDWGPVAGGDFLPAQPEDAYRDGTASRVPVLNGANSDEGRLFAYGQFDGQGKPLTEAQYPGALTRTYGAELGAKALKRYPLSGHASPTHAYAATQGDQMFACSALRMDRSLAGRGPVYAYEFADRTSPPFASIRDAGKTFDFGATHVNEVQYLFKHFGLASPLNAEQRILARQMVQYWGSFIHGGAPRAEGQPAAPDQRTRPGQVLSLRTASAGGNELSTAVAREHRCDLWDREGATPADAG, encoded by the coding sequence ATGAGTCGCAGGAGAAGAACGGGAAGAACGGGACGCAGCGCGTCCGCCTTCGTCGTCATGGCCGCCGCCGCGGCCCTGCTCACCCCGCACACCGCGCAGGCCGCTCCCGGCAACGGCACGCTCGTCCGTACGGATGCGGGCTGGCTGCGCGGTGAATCCACCGCCGAGGGGCGGCAGTTCCTCGGTATCCCGTACGCACAGCAGCCCGTCGGCGGCCTCCGCTGGAAGGAGCCACGTCCCGTCAAGTCCTGGCACGGCGTGCGCGGCGCGACCTCCTTCGGCAACCGCTGTGTACAGACGGCCAGTTGGGACCCCGGCTACGAGAACCCCAGCCACACGGAGGACTGCCTCGACCTCAACGTCTATGTCCCCGAGGGGAAGCGCGAGCCGCGTCCCGTCATGGTCTGGCTGCACGGCGGCGGGCTCACCGCGGGCGCGGGGGAGGACATCGTGCCCGACGCCTTCGCCCGGCGCACCGGCACGGTGGTAGTGACCGTCAACTACCGCCTCGGCGCCATGGGTTTCCTCGCGGGCAAGGGCCTCGACAAGGAGGCGTCCGACCACGTCTCGGGCAACTACGGCATGCTCGACCAGCAGGCCGCGCTGCGCTGGGTGCGCGCCAACATCGGCTCGTTCGGCGGCGACCGGCAGCGCGTCACCATCGCGGGCGAGTCGGCGGGTGGCCGCTCCGTCTGCACCCAGCTCGCCTCACCCACCGCCAAGGGCCTCTACCGTGCGGGCATCGTGCAGAGTGGCGCCTACGGGGACTGCGCCGCCCGCGAGCGAGCGGAGGCGCTCACGCAGGGCGCGGCGTTCGCGAAGAAGGCGGGCTGCCCGGACCGGGCCACCGCCCTCGCCTGCCTGCGGAAGAAACCCGCGGCGGAGATCCTCGCGGCGCAGACCGGGTTCGACTGGGGTCCGGTCGCGGGCGGTGACTTCCTGCCCGCCCAGCCGGAGGACGCGTACCGCGACGGGACCGCATCCCGCGTGCCGGTCCTGAACGGCGCGAACAGCGACGAAGGACGGCTCTTCGCCTACGGTCAGTTCGACGGGCAGGGCAAGCCGCTCACGGAGGCGCAGTACCCGGGCGCGCTCACCCGGACCTACGGCGCGGAGCTCGGGGCGAAGGCCCTCAAGCGCTATCCGCTCTCCGGCCACGCCTCGCCGACGCACGCGTACGCGGCCACCCAGGGCGACCAGATGTTCGCCTGCTCGGCGCTGCGCATGGACAGGTCGCTCGCGGGCCGCGGGCCCGTCTACGCCTACGAGTTCGCCGACCGCACCTCGCCGCCCTTCGCCTCGATCCGCGACGCGGGAAAGACGTTCGACTTCGGGGCGACCCACGTCAACGAAGTGCAGTACCTCTTCAAGCACTTCGGCCTCGCGTCGCCGCTCAACGCCGAACAGCGGATCCTGGCCCGGCAGATGGTCCAGTACTGGGGCTCCTTCATCCACGGCGGTGCGCCGCGCGCCGAGGGTCAGCCCGCCGCGCCCGACCAGCGGACGCGGCCCGGCCAGGTGCTCTCGCTGCGCACCGCGTCCGCCGGCGGCAACGAGCTGAGCACCGCCGTGGCGCGCGAGCACCGGTGCGACCTCTGGGACCGCGAGGGTGCGACCCCGGCCGACGCCGGGTGA
- a CDS encoding DUF4442 domain-containing protein, giving the protein MSADQMSIGEMLAATVPMARTLNLEFRETTPEKAVVALPDQSEYHNHVGGPHAGAMFTLGESASGAIVLAAFGEQLSRAVPLAVRADIAYKKLAMGPVTATATLGRPAAEVVAELDAGQRPEFPVAIAIQREDGAVTGEMTVVWTLRPNN; this is encoded by the coding sequence ATGAGCGCTGACCAGATGTCGATCGGCGAGATGCTCGCCGCCACCGTGCCGATGGCCCGGACCCTGAACCTCGAGTTCCGTGAGACCACGCCCGAGAAGGCCGTGGTCGCCCTGCCCGACCAGAGCGAATACCACAATCACGTCGGCGGGCCGCACGCCGGAGCCATGTTCACGCTGGGGGAGTCGGCGAGCGGGGCGATCGTGCTCGCCGCGTTCGGCGAGCAGCTCTCGCGGGCCGTGCCCCTCGCCGTCCGCGCCGACATCGCGTACAAGAAGCTCGCCATGGGGCCGGTGACCGCCACCGCGACCCTCGGCCGCCCGGCCGCCGAGGTCGTCGCCGAGCTGGACGCGGGGCAGCGCCCCGAATTCCCGGTGGCGATCGCGATCCAGCGCGAGGACGGCGCCGTGACCGGCGAGATGACCGTCGTCTGGACGCTGCGCCCCAATAACTGA
- the tuf gene encoding elongation factor Tu: MPKTAYIRTKPHLNIGTMGHVDHGKTTLTAAITKVLSERGTGTFVPFDRIDRAPEEAQRGITINIAHVEYETDTRHYAHVDMPGHADYVKNMVTGAAQLDGAILVVSALDGIMPQTAEHVLLARQVGVDHIVVALNKADAGDDELTDLVELEVRELLSSHGYGGDTVPVVRVSGLKALEGDPRWAAAIEALLDAVDTYVPMPERYVDAPFLLPVENVLTITGRGTVVTGAVERGTVRVGDRVEVLGAETETVVTGLETFGKPMESAQAGDNVALLLRGVPRDAVRRGHVVAEPGSVSPSRRFTAQVYVLSTKEGGRSTPIATGYRPQFYLRTADVVGDVDLGGAAVARPGDTVTMTVELGRDMPLETGLGFAIREGGRTVGAGTVTEVG, translated from the coding sequence ATGCCCAAGACGGCTTACATCCGCACGAAACCCCACCTCAACATCGGCACGATGGGCCATGTCGACCACGGCAAGACCACCCTGACCGCCGCCATCACCAAGGTCCTCAGCGAGCGCGGCACCGGCACGTTCGTGCCCTTCGACCGCATCGACCGGGCCCCCGAGGAGGCGCAGCGCGGCATCACCATCAACATCGCGCACGTCGAGTACGAGACCGACACCCGGCACTACGCGCACGTGGACATGCCGGGCCACGCCGACTACGTGAAGAACATGGTCACCGGCGCCGCGCAGCTCGACGGGGCGATCCTCGTCGTCTCCGCGCTCGACGGGATCATGCCGCAGACCGCCGAGCACGTCCTGCTCGCCCGCCAGGTCGGCGTCGACCACATCGTCGTCGCGCTCAACAAGGCCGACGCCGGTGACGATGAGCTCACGGACCTCGTCGAGCTGGAGGTGCGCGAGCTGCTCTCCTCGCACGGGTACGGCGGCGACACCGTCCCCGTCGTACGGGTCTCGGGGCTGAAGGCGCTGGAGGGCGACCCGCGGTGGGCCGCCGCCATCGAGGCGCTGCTCGACGCGGTGGACACCTATGTGCCCATGCCCGAGCGGTACGTCGACGCGCCCTTTCTGCTGCCGGTGGAGAACGTGCTCACCATCACCGGGCGCGGAACCGTCGTCACCGGTGCCGTCGAGCGCGGCACGGTGCGCGTCGGCGACCGGGTGGAGGTGCTCGGCGCGGAGACGGAGACCGTCGTCACCGGCCTGGAGACGTTCGGCAAGCCCATGGAGTCCGCGCAGGCGGGCGACAACGTGGCGCTGCTCCTGCGCGGGGTGCCACGCGACGCCGTACGACGCGGGCACGTCGTCGCGGAGCCGGGCAGCGTCAGTCCCAGCCGCCGCTTCACCGCCCAGGTGTACGTCCTGTCGACGAAGGAGGGCGGCCGGTCCACGCCGATCGCGACCGGATACCGGCCGCAGTTCTACCTCCGCACCGCGGACGTGGTCGGCGACGTCGACCTCGGCGGGGCCGCCGTCGCCCGGCCCGGCGACACCGTCACCATGACGGTCGAGCTCGGCCGCGACATGCCCCTGGAGACGGGCCTCGGCTTCGCGATCCGCGAGGGCGGGCGCACCGTCGGCGCGGGCACGGTGACCGAGGTCGGCTGA
- a CDS encoding DedA family protein, producing the protein MHVQEWLETVPAVSIYALVGVVIGLESLGIPLPGEIVLVSAALLSSQHGELNPVVLGICATAGAIIGDSIGYAIGRKGGRPLLAWLERKFPKHFSAANVGSAEQSFQKWGMWAVFFGRFVALLRIFAGPLAGVLRMPYWKFLIANVLGGIIWAGGTTAVIYYIGVVAEDWLKRFSYFGLAIAVLIGVGSMLLVKRRAKKAAAARSSEETGSGAPSAADPVSVPAAD; encoded by the coding sequence TTGCACGTCCAGGAATGGCTGGAGACCGTACCGGCCGTCAGTATCTACGCGCTGGTGGGCGTGGTCATCGGTCTGGAGAGCCTGGGCATCCCGCTGCCGGGTGAGATCGTCCTCGTGTCCGCCGCGCTGCTCTCCTCGCAGCACGGCGAGCTCAACCCCGTCGTCCTGGGGATCTGCGCCACCGCGGGCGCCATCATCGGCGACTCCATCGGGTACGCGATCGGACGCAAGGGCGGCCGGCCGCTCCTGGCCTGGCTGGAACGGAAGTTCCCCAAGCACTTCAGCGCCGCGAACGTCGGCAGCGCCGAGCAGTCGTTCCAGAAGTGGGGCATGTGGGCGGTCTTCTTCGGCCGTTTCGTCGCCCTGCTCCGGATCTTCGCGGGACCCCTGGCGGGCGTGCTGCGCATGCCGTACTGGAAGTTCCTCATCGCCAACGTCCTCGGCGGCATCATCTGGGCGGGCGGCACCACCGCCGTCATCTACTACATCGGTGTCGTCGCCGAGGACTGGCTCAAGCGGTTCTCGTACTTCGGCCTGGCCATCGCCGTGCTGATCGGCGTCGGCTCCATGCTGCTCGTCAAGCGCCGCGCCAAGAAGGCGGCGGCGGCCCGCTCCTCGGAGGAAACCGGGAGCGGTGCGCCGTCGGCGGCCGATCCGGTCTCCGTCCCGGCCGCCGACTGA
- a CDS encoding gamma carbonic anhydrase family protein codes for MGHEALITGIGGKDPKIDQDAFTAPTSVVIGEVTLHAGASAWYGAVLRADGGPIVVGADSNIQDNCSLHVDLGFPMSIGERVSVGHNAVLHGCTVEDDCLIGMGATVLNGAVIGAGSLVAAQALVPQGMVVPPGSLVAGVPAKVRRPLTDEERAGITLNGTMYVELAKAHRDAHAK; via the coding sequence ATGGGCCACGAGGCACTCATCACCGGGATCGGCGGCAAGGACCCGAAGATCGATCAGGACGCCTTCACCGCGCCCACCTCGGTCGTCATCGGCGAGGTGACGCTGCACGCGGGCGCGAGCGCCTGGTACGGGGCGGTGCTCCGCGCGGACGGCGGGCCGATCGTCGTCGGCGCCGACAGCAACATCCAGGACAACTGCAGCCTCCACGTCGACCTGGGGTTCCCGATGTCCATCGGCGAGCGGGTCTCGGTCGGCCACAACGCCGTCCTGCACGGCTGCACCGTTGAGGACGACTGCCTGATCGGCATGGGCGCGACGGTCCTCAACGGCGCGGTGATCGGCGCCGGTTCGCTGGTCGCGGCGCAGGCGCTGGTTCCGCAGGGGATGGTCGTGCCGCCTGGTTCACTCGTCGCGGGCGTGCCCGCCAAGGTGCGCCGCCCGCTCACCGACGAGGAGCGGGCGGGCATCACCCTCAACGGCACGATGTACGTCGAGCTGGCGAAGGCCCACCGGGACGCCCACGCCAAGTGA
- a CDS encoding spermidine synthase, which produces MAVIKDVDHGTAKLMPDVDRPHAWLLTVDGAPQSYVDLDEPTYLEFEYAQRLAHVLDTAGDPDRPLDVIHLGGGALTLPRYVTATRPGSRQDVVEADRGLLELVTERLPLPEGSGITVHGADARQWLEAAAPDSADVLVADVFGGSRVPAHLTSVAYARAADRVLRPGGLYAANLADGAPFGFLRSQLATFAEVFGEVALIAEPTVLRGRRFGNAVLVASHEAIEVEALARRTAADVFPARVEHGAALSLFTGGAKPVRDEDAVASPEPPDGAFSIG; this is translated from the coding sequence ATGGCCGTCATCAAGGACGTCGATCACGGCACGGCCAAGCTGATGCCCGACGTGGACCGGCCGCACGCCTGGCTGCTCACCGTCGACGGGGCACCCCAGTCGTACGTCGATCTGGACGAGCCCACCTACCTGGAGTTCGAGTACGCGCAGCGGCTCGCCCACGTCCTGGACACCGCGGGCGACCCCGACCGCCCGCTGGACGTGATCCACCTCGGCGGCGGCGCGCTCACCCTGCCCCGCTACGTCACCGCGACCCGGCCCGGCTCCCGGCAGGACGTGGTCGAAGCGGACCGGGGGCTGCTCGAACTGGTCACCGAGCGGCTGCCGTTGCCCGAAGGCTCCGGGATCACCGTGCACGGCGCGGACGCCCGGCAGTGGCTGGAGGCGGCGGCCCCGGACAGCGCCGACGTACTCGTCGCCGATGTGTTCGGCGGCTCGCGGGTGCCCGCCCATCTGACGTCGGTGGCCTACGCGCGCGCCGCGGACCGGGTGCTGCGGCCCGGCGGCCTCTACGCGGCGAACCTCGCCGACGGGGCGCCGTTCGGCTTCCTCCGCTCCCAGCTCGCCACGTTCGCCGAGGTGTTCGGGGAGGTCGCGCTGATCGCCGAACCGACCGTGCTGCGCGGCCGGCGCTTCGGCAACGCGGTGCTCGTCGCCTCGCACGAGGCCATCGAGGTCGAGGCGCTGGCCCGGCGGACGGCGGCCGACGTCTTCCCGGCACGCGTCGAGCACGGGGCGGCGCTCAGCCTGTTCACCGGTGGCGCGAAGCCGGTGCGGGACGAGGACGCGGTCGCCTCACCCGAGCCGCCCGACGGAGCCTTCAGCATCGGCTGA
- a CDS encoding MFS transporter — protein sequence MTKPAAVRRPSWAGRNYSLLTAAAIVTNLGSHGALIAAAFAVLDSGGDGGDVGLVAAARTLPLVLFLLIGGAVADRLPRHHVMVAANALNCLSQAVFAVLVISGTPPLWSMMLLTALGGTGQAFFGPAAEGMLMSTVSGEQASRAFALYRMAMQGAGLGGAALGGLMVAALGPGWVLAVDAVAFAVAGSLRSFLDVSHIPLRAPGGGLLSDLREGWREFIGRPWLWAIVAQFSVVVAVVGAAEAVFGPLVARDELGGAGPWGLALGAFGAGTVGGAFLMMRWKPRRLLLAGTLCVFPLAAPSAALAVPLPVWGLAAVMFVSGVAIEVFGVSWMTAMHQEIPEEKLSRVAAYDWFGSVAMVPLATALAGPAETAFGRSASLWGCAALVVLVTALVLFVPDVRNLTRRASSKEVAKAATPLVEPSAELAAGLPVEPSSAPADGPATEPAGGPSADAEGSVGRLG from the coding sequence GTGACCAAACCCGCCGCCGTGCGCCGCCCCTCCTGGGCAGGGCGCAACTACAGCCTGCTGACCGCCGCCGCGATCGTGACCAATCTGGGCAGCCACGGCGCCCTGATCGCGGCGGCGTTCGCCGTGCTCGACTCGGGCGGTGACGGCGGGGACGTGGGTCTGGTGGCGGCGGCCCGCACCCTGCCGCTCGTGCTGTTCCTGCTCATCGGCGGCGCCGTCGCCGACCGGCTGCCGCGCCACCACGTGATGGTCGCCGCCAACGCCCTCAACTGCCTCTCCCAGGCGGTCTTCGCGGTGCTCGTCATCTCCGGCACTCCCCCGCTGTGGTCGATGATGCTGCTCACGGCGCTCGGCGGCACCGGCCAGGCGTTCTTCGGCCCGGCCGCCGAAGGCATGCTGATGTCGACCGTCAGCGGCGAGCAGGCGAGCCGCGCCTTCGCGCTGTACCGCATGGCGATGCAGGGGGCGGGTCTCGGTGGCGCGGCCCTCGGCGGTCTGATGGTCGCCGCGCTCGGGCCCGGCTGGGTGCTCGCGGTGGACGCGGTGGCGTTCGCGGTGGCCGGATCTTTGCGGTCGTTCCTTGACGTGAGCCACATTCCGCTGCGCGCTCCCGGCGGCGGGCTGCTCTCCGATCTGCGGGAGGGCTGGCGGGAGTTCATCGGCCGGCCGTGGCTGTGGGCGATCGTCGCGCAGTTCTCCGTGGTGGTGGCGGTGGTCGGCGCCGCCGAGGCGGTCTTCGGGCCGCTGGTCGCCCGGGACGAGCTCGGCGGCGCGGGACCCTGGGGGCTCGCGCTCGGCGCGTTCGGCGCGGGCACGGTCGGCGGCGCGTTCCTGATGATGCGGTGGAAGCCGCGGCGCCTGCTGCTCGCGGGCACCCTCTGCGTCTTCCCGCTCGCCGCGCCGTCGGCGGCGCTGGCGGTGCCGTTGCCGGTGTGGGGGCTCGCGGCGGTGATGTTCGTCAGCGGCGTCGCGATCGAGGTGTTCGGCGTCTCGTGGATGACGGCGATGCATCAGGAGATCCCCGAGGAGAAGCTGTCGCGCGTCGCCGCGTACGACTGGTTCGGCTCGGTCGCGATGGTCCCCCTCGCCACGGCGCTCGCGGGCCCGGCGGAGACCGCCTTCGGGCGTTCGGCGTCGCTGTGGGGCTGCGCGGCGCTGGTGGTCCTGGTGACGGCGCTGGTGCTCTTCGTGCCGGATGTGCGCAATCTGACGCGGCGCGCGTCGTCGAAGGAAGTCGCCAAGGCGGCCACGCCCCTGGTGGAGCCGTCGGCCGAGCTGGCGGCCGGGCTTCCGGTCGAGCCCTCGTCCGCTCCCGCGGACGGGCCCGCGACCGAGCCCGCGGGCGGTCCCTCAGCCGATGCTGAAGGCTCCGTCGGGCGGCTCGGGTGA